A genomic segment from Microcoleus sp. FACHB-672 encodes:
- a CDS encoding non-ribosomal peptide synthetase, whose translation MTSEKPAGQTRAFIIGGEALLGKTLSYWRTQSPQTRLINEYGPTETVVGCCIYEVPEDAELSGAMPIGNPIANTQLYILDKHLQAVPVGLQGELYIGGAGLARGYLNRPDLTAEKFIANPFFDTGKDSVFTSNRLYKTGDLARYLPDGTIEYLGRIDNQVKLRGFRIELGEIEAALSQHPAVRETAVIVREDVAGDKRLVAYVVPSEISDSALTKELRHFLEATLPHYMVPSAFVMLDVLPLTTNGKVDRKALPAPDASTALAETFVAPRSPLEAALTAIWADVLGLQQVGTQDNFFELGGHSLLGMQVISRLRNSYQVELPLRSLFEAPTVAELAQKVETAGEQELAAIAPAITPISRERNLPLSFAQEQLWFFGQLAPDTPVYNEPATIRLTDSINIPALENSLNEIIRRHEALRTTFAEVNGQPVQVVHPTLTLTLPVVNLQELPESEREAEALRLATEEARRPFDLEAGPLIQAILIQLDELDCRLFLTLHHIIHDGVSNYSVLAPELAALYEAFCAGNPSPLPELPVQYPDFAHWERQWLQASVLAPQLDYWHQQLANLPVLQLPTDRPRPAVQTFRGARQCVSLSKSLTEELKALSRRQGVTLYMTLLAAFKTLLHRYAGQDEIVIGTVTSNRSRPEIEGLIGYFLNTLVLRTDCSGNPSFQQLLERVREVTLGAYAHSDVPFEQLVQALQPERSLNQNPLFQVSFVLEPPMPALESGWTLSQLDVETGTAKLDLTLELDERPEGLIGRFEYSTDLFDDATITRMAEHFQILLEGIVANPDQQIQKFPILTESERQQLLFEWNSTDTNYLQNVCIHQLFEAQVEKTPDAVAVVIEGEHLTYQELNAKANKIAHYLRSLGIVPDTLVSICAERSLEMMAGILGILKAGAAYVPLDPAYPQDRLSFMLEDTQAPVLLTQSRLVEKLPQHNAQVICLDADWETISQHSDCNPNAAVSAESLAYTIYTSGSTGKPKGVPITHQNLVHSTFARTAYYKEPVKGYLLLSPFAFDSSVAGIFWTLCQGGSLVLPQDGTQADVLQLIELIEQNQVSHWLSLPSLYGLLLSIAKPQQLGSLRTVIVAGEACQKDLIERHRQRLPHASLFNEYGPTEGTVWSTVYDCGDLGENTLVPIGKPISNMQVYLLDSHLQPVPVGVAGELHIGGAGLALGYLNRPDLTAEKFIANLFSQDANSRLYKTGDLARYLADGNIEYLGRIDHQVKIRGFRIEMGEIEALLNSHPSVQETAVIAREDVPGDQRLVAYIAPSATASSEIIKELRRFLKERLPAYMVPSAFVLLEALPLTPNGKLDRKALPAPNHQKAEREEIFVAPRNPVEKILADILAQLLGLQEIGIHDNFFELGGHSLLAIQFISRLSDAFGIKIPLRCLFENPTVEGIAVAITENPQYSEIFGNLQIVETQIPKSLNTGLKLRPENISARGETDFLPLSFAQERLWFLEKLRPATAFYNIATTIKMAGRLNPNVLEQSLNEILRRHEALRSSFTTVDGQPVQAVAATVHLKLPIFDLRSLSETKREAETERLTVEEAQRPFDLAQAPLVRATLLQLSDTEHILLLTVHHIVSDGWSMGLLHREMLAIYQSLMAGEPSPLAEVPVQYPDFAVWHRQWLQTQEAGKASPLETQLSYWKQQLQGAPSALEMPTDRPRPPIQTFRGATHPVVLPKPLIEALNRLSRQTGASLYMTLLAAFNTLLHRYTAQEDIVLGTVTANRNWSEIENLIGFFVNTLLVRTDLSGNVSFRELLERVREVAFGAYAHQDLPFEKLVNELHPNRDLSQNPLFQVMFVFQKDGLETLEIPGLTLNFSNVHCGTAKFDLTLQLQETSSGVSGWFEYSTDLFDAGTIERMAKHFQTLLEGIVTNPEQRLSELPILTPDERHQMLFEWNDVYTDYPHDASIQALFEAQVELAPDAVALIFDTEQLTYRQLNAKANQVAHYLRSLGVGPDVLVSLCMERSLEMIIGILGILKAGGAYVPLDPAYPHERLSYMLEDTQAPVLLAQERLAKTLPAHKAHTVCIDTDWEAIARESEENPPVEISSLHLAYIMYTSGSTGKPKGVCIPHQGVVRLVRNTDYADFSSEEVFLHQSSSAFDPSTLEIWGSLLNGGRLVIGPPHTPSLEELGQVIKQHQVSTLFLTTGLLHVMIDERLEDLKGVRQLLTGGDVFSVAHAQKVVETLKGCRMINGYGPTENSTYSSCYTVPDVDQIGNSVSIGRPIANSPTYILDRHLNPVPIGVWGELYVGGPGLARGYWNRPELTAERFIPNPFFKKEGDYVDRLYKTGDLVRYLPDGNIEFLGRIDNQVKIRGFRIELGEIETALNQHPSVRETIVLAHKDAAGDKRLVAYIALEEGDGPSLNLTSNSLPNSQLGTQDSALITDLRGFLKEQLPAYMMPSAFVLLEAFPLTPNGKIDRRALPAPEFDRSQEQEAFAAPRDTLELQLTQIWETVLGIDSISIQDNFFDLGGHSLLAVRLLDRVEKVFGKTLPLPTLFSAPTVEQLANIIRASGVDSSEEALVPLRLGKDKPPLFCIYGILLYHALARNLADDQPVYGVYLQAEVDILKADNPEKQISSISVTSLAIQYLKEIRKQQPVGPYYLAGESFGGLVAYEIAQQLRAEGEQVALLALFDSFAPGSQKKPPLPVRVTLHVQNFFRQGFAYALDKVKRRLKFTKKQLLRLTSRRYGKLESSSEGSLPNTRTDAVIRDLRELVLEKASENYAPQPYPGKITLFRAMDRNEFEATYTDPQLGWGEFAAGELEIHDIPGDHIGILQEPNVKVLAEKLSVYLQKPNPMN comes from the coding sequence CCAACTGAAACCGTTGTGGGATGCTGCATTTATGAAGTGCCTGAAGATGCGGAATTATCGGGAGCCATGCCTATCGGTAATCCGATTGCAAATACGCAACTTTATATTTTAGATAAACATCTCCAAGCCGTGCCGGTTGGTCTTCAAGGTGAACTTTATATCGGAGGAGCAGGACTGGCTCGGGGATATCTCAACCGGCCTGATTTAACGGCTGAAAAATTTATTGCCAATCCCTTCTTTGATACAGGGAAAGACTCGGTTTTCACTTCAAACCGGCTCTACAAGACTGGTGACTTAGCCCGTTATTTACCCGATGGCACTATAGAATATCTTGGTCGCATTGACAATCAAGTTAAACTTCGCGGCTTCCGCATTGAATTAGGCGAAATTGAAGCTGCCCTGAGTCAACATCCAGCCGTGCGAGAAACCGCAGTGATCGTGCGGGAAGATGTTGCCGGTGACAAACGCTTAGTCGCTTACGTTGTCCCTAGCGAAATATCTGACTCCGCACTCACAAAAGAATTGCGCCATTTCCTAGAGGCAACCTTACCTCACTATATGGTGCCTTCAGCCTTTGTAATGCTGGACGTTTTGCCCCTAACAACCAACGGCAAAGTAGATCGCAAAGCACTGCCGGCACCCGACGCATCTACCGCACTTGCAGAAACCTTTGTCGCACCCCGTAGCCCCCTTGAAGCCGCATTAACCGCTATCTGGGCAGACGTGCTGGGACTTCAGCAAGTGGGCACTCAAGACAATTTCTTCGAGTTGGGAGGACACTCTTTATTAGGAATGCAAGTAATCTCCCGTTTGCGTAACAGCTATCAAGTCGAGTTGCCGTTGCGGTCGCTCTTTGAAGCGCCCACGGTTGCGGAACTCGCGCAAAAGGTAGAAACAGCCGGTGAGCAAGAATTGGCTGCGATCGCCCCTGCCATCACCCCGATTTCCCGCGAGCGCAACCTTCCGCTTTCCTTTGCCCAAGAACAACTATGGTTTTTCGGGCAACTCGCGCCGGATACCCCGGTTTACAACGAACCAGCCACGATTCGCCTCACCGACTCGATTAATATTCCCGCTCTGGAAAATAGTCTTAACGAAATTATCCGCCGGCACGAAGCACTGCGAACCACGTTTGCAGAAGTTAATGGTCAACCCGTGCAAGTTGTCCATCCAACGCTCACGCTCACCCTGCCGGTGGTAAATCTTCAAGAATTGCCAGAGTCAGAACGAGAAGCAGAAGCCCTACGCCTTGCCACAGAAGAAGCGCGGCGTCCTTTCGACTTGGAAGCCGGCCCCTTAATCCAGGCCATTCTTATCCAGCTAGATGAGTTAGATTGCCGGTTATTTCTAACTCTGCACCACATTATCCATGACGGCGTTTCTAACTACAGCGTGCTTGCGCCAGAACTCGCCGCCTTGTATGAAGCCTTCTGCGCCGGCAACCCCTCGCCTCTGCCAGAATTGCCGGTACAATATCCAGACTTCGCCCACTGGGAACGGCAATGGCTGCAAGCGTCCGTTTTAGCGCCACAATTAGATTATTGGCACCAACAACTGGCCAACCTGCCGGTGTTACAACTGCCCACGGATCGCCCCCGTCCCGCAGTTCAAACCTTCCGGGGTGCCAGACAATGTGTATCCCTCTCGAAATCCTTAACAGAGGAACTGAAAGCCCTCTCGCGCCGGCAAGGTGTCACTTTATACATGACTCTGTTGGCAGCTTTTAAAACCTTGCTGCACCGTTATGCCGGCCAAGATGAGATTGTCATTGGCACTGTCACCTCAAACCGTAGCCGGCCTGAAATTGAAGGACTGATCGGGTATTTCCTCAACACCCTCGTATTGCGAACCGACTGCTCAGGCAACCCCAGTTTCCAGCAGTTACTCGAACGCGTGCGCGAAGTGACGTTAGGCGCTTACGCCCACTCAGATGTACCTTTTGAGCAACTGGTGCAAGCATTACAGCCAGAACGAAGCCTCAACCAAAACCCGCTTTTCCAAGTTTCCTTTGTCCTTGAACCGCCAATGCCGGCCCTTGAATCTGGCTGGACATTAAGCCAACTTGATGTAGAAACCGGCACCGCAAAACTCGATTTAACCCTAGAACTTGACGAAAGACCAGAGGGATTAATCGGTCGTTTTGAATACAGTACAGATTTGTTTGATGATGCCACCATCACCCGCATGGCTGAGCATTTTCAAATTTTACTGGAAGGCATTGTTGCTAACCCAGATCAGCAGATTCAAAAATTCCCAATTCTGACAGAATCAGAGCGGCAGCAGCTACTCTTTGAGTGGAATTCTACCGATACAAATTACCTGCAAAATGTTTGCATTCACCAACTCTTTGAAGCCCAGGTAGAAAAAACACCTGATGCCGTTGCCGTTGTCATTGAAGGCGAACATTTAACGTATCAAGAACTTAACGCCAAGGCGAACAAAATCGCTCATTATCTGCGTTCCCTAGGAATTGTTCCAGATACCTTGGTAAGTATCTGCGCTGAGCGATCCTTAGAAATGATGGCCGGCATCTTGGGAATTCTCAAAGCCGGTGCTGCTTATGTGCCATTAGATCCGGCGTATCCCCAAGATCGCCTTAGTTTCATGCTTGAGGATACCCAAGCGCCGGTGCTGCTAACTCAAAGCCGGCTTGTTGAAAAACTGCCTCAACACAACGCCCAAGTTATCTGCCTCGATGCAGACTGGGAAACGATTTCCCAACATAGTGACTGCAACCCCAACGCTGCGGTAAGCGCAGAAAGTCTTGCCTATACAATCTACACATCAGGTTCCACCGGCAAACCCAAGGGCGTACCCATCACCCATCAAAACTTAGTTCATTCTACGTTTGCACGCACTGCCTATTACAAAGAACCAGTCAAGGGTTATTTACTGCTGTCGCCCTTTGCCTTCGACAGTTCAGTTGCCGGCATCTTCTGGACACTCTGCCAAGGTGGAAGTCTTGTTTTACCCCAAGATGGCACTCAAGCAGATGTGCTACAGCTCATTGAGTTAATTGAGCAAAATCAAGTTTCTCACTGGTTAAGCCTTCCATCTCTGTACGGATTGCTTTTATCCATTGCAAAACCCCAACAACTCGGTTCTCTACGCACCGTGATTGTTGCCGGCGAAGCGTGTCAAAAAGATTTAATTGAACGTCATCGGCAACGGCTACCTCACGCCTCTTTATTTAACGAATACGGGCCGACAGAAGGAACAGTTTGGAGTACCGTTTATGACTGTGGTGATCTGGGAGAAAATACCCTCGTTCCCATTGGTAAACCGATTTCAAATATGCAAGTTTACCTGCTCGATTCTCACTTGCAACCCGTGCCGGTGGGAGTGGCTGGAGAGTTGCATATTGGCGGTGCCGGTTTAGCACTTGGATACTTAAACCGGCCTGATTTAACGGCAGAGAAATTTATTGCCAATTTATTTAGCCAAGATGCCAATAGTCGGCTATATAAAACTGGCGATTTAGCCCGTTATTTAGCAGATGGAAACATCGAATATCTGGGAAGAATTGACCATCAAGTAAAAATTCGCGGCTTCCGCATCGAAATGGGTGAAATTGAAGCCTTACTCAATTCTCATCCCTCTGTGCAAGAAACCGCAGTCATCGCACGAGAAGACGTACCGGGCGATCAGCGCTTAGTCGCTTATATCGCCCCCAGCGCAACGGCTAGTTCAGAAATCATTAAAGAATTGCGTCGTTTCTTAAAAGAAAGACTGCCGGCTTATATGGTGCCTTCTGCCTTCGTGTTGCTGGAAGCTTTGCCACTTACACCGAATGGAAAATTAGATCGCAAAGCATTGCCGGCACCGAATCACCAGAAAGCTGAACGGGAAGAAATTTTTGTTGCGCCTCGCAATCCCGTTGAAAAAATACTGGCTGACATCTTAGCCCAACTTTTAGGACTTCAAGAAATTGGCATTCACGATAACTTCTTTGAGTTAGGCGGACATTCTCTGCTAGCGATTCAATTCATCTCCCGACTAAGCGACGCATTCGGAATTAAAATTCCCTTACGCTGCTTATTTGAAAACCCGACTGTGGAAGGAATCGCAGTTGCAATCACAGAAAATCCACAATACAGCGAAATTTTCGGGAATTTGCAAATCGTAGAAACTCAAATCCCCAAATCTTTAAATACTGGACTCAAACTCCGCCCAGAAAACATTTCTGCGCGAGGTGAAACGGATTTTCTACCCCTATCTTTTGCCCAAGAACGACTGTGGTTTCTGGAGAAATTAAGACCGGCAACAGCGTTTTACAATATCGCTACTACCATAAAAATGGCAGGCCGGCTCAACCCAAACGTCTTAGAACAAAGTCTTAACGAGATCCTTCGGCGTCATGAAGCCTTGCGGAGTAGTTTTACAACCGTCGATGGACAGCCGGTGCAAGCCGTCGCCGCAACTGTTCACTTAAAACTTCCCATTTTCGACTTGCGGAGTTTAAGTGAGACTAAGCGAGAAGCCGAAACTGAGCGATTAACCGTAGAGGAGGCCCAGCGTCCCTTTGACCTCGCGCAAGCACCGTTAGTCCGGGCAACGCTTTTGCAATTGAGCGATACAGAACACATCCTGCTGCTGACAGTGCATCACATTGTCTCCGATGGTTGGTCAATGGGGTTACTGCATCGGGAAATGTTGGCAATTTATCAGTCTTTGATGGCGGGAGAACCTTCTCCCCTGGCTGAGGTGCCGGTTCAGTATCCCGACTTTGCAGTTTGGCACCGGCAGTGGTTGCAAACTCAAGAAGCCGGTAAAGCATCGCCCCTCGAAACCCAGTTATCTTACTGGAAACAACAACTCCAGGGCGCACCCTCCGCGCTGGAAATGCCCACGGATCGACCACGTCCGCCGATTCAGACGTTCCGAGGCGCGACACACCCAGTTGTGCTACCCAAGCCTCTAATTGAAGCGCTGAATCGTTTAAGCCGGCAAACAGGCGCGTCCCTTTACATGACCCTCCTAGCAGCGTTCAACACCTTGCTGCACCGTTATACAGCCCAGGAGGACATTGTCCTCGGCACCGTCACGGCTAACCGCAATTGGTCTGAAATTGAGAACCTGATTGGGTTCTTTGTCAATACCCTGCTAGTTCGCACGGATCTTTCAGGAAATGTCTCTTTCCGGGAGTTGCTAGAGCGGGTGCGGGAGGTGGCGTTCGGTGCTTACGCTCACCAAGATTTACCGTTTGAAAAATTAGTGAACGAGCTTCACCCGAACCGTGATTTAAGCCAAAATCCCTTATTTCAAGTCATGTTTGTTTTCCAGAAGGATGGGCTGGAAACGTTAGAAATTCCCGGTTTAACTCTAAATTTCTCAAATGTACATTGCGGGACGGCGAAGTTTGATTTAACGCTGCAACTTCAAGAAACATCCAGCGGCGTGAGTGGCTGGTTTGAGTACAGCACAGATTTATTTGATGCCGGCACCATTGAGCGCATGGCTAAGCATTTCCAAACCTTACTGGAAGGCATCGTTACTAACCCAGAACAGCGTCTTTCTGAACTGCCAATTCTGACCCCAGATGAACGGCACCAAATGCTCTTTGAGTGGAATGATGTTTACACAGATTACCCCCACGATGCCTCGATCCAAGCGTTATTTGAAGCGCAGGTAGAACTAGCACCTGATGCCGTAGCCTTAATCTTTGACACAGAACAGCTAACCTACCGGCAATTAAATGCCAAAGCTAACCAGGTGGCACACTACTTGCGTTCGCTGGGTGTTGGCCCGGATGTGTTGGTGAGCTTGTGTATGGAACGTTCCCTTGAGATGATCATCGGAATCTTGGGAATTCTCAAAGCCGGCGGCGCTTATGTCCCCCTCGATCCCGCCTATCCCCACGAGCGTCTTAGCTATATGCTAGAGGACACTCAAGCGCCGGTGTTGCTTGCTCAAGAGCGGTTGGCTAAGACTTTGCCGGCACACAAAGCACACACCGTCTGCATCGATACAGACTGGGAAGCCATCGCCCGTGAAAGTGAGGAAAATCCGCCGGTTGAAATTTCTTCACTTCACCTGGCCTATATAATGTACACCTCCGGCTCCACCGGCAAGCCAAAGGGTGTTTGCATTCCCCATCAAGGCGTAGTGCGGTTAGTCAGAAATACCGACTATGCCGACTTTAGTTCCGAAGAAGTCTTCCTGCACCAGTCATCAAGTGCCTTCGACCCCTCCACCTTGGAGATTTGGGGCAGTTTGCTCAATGGTGGCCGGCTGGTGATTGGCCCGCCTCACACCCCGTCTCTGGAAGAGTTAGGACAGGTGATTAAACAACACCAAGTTAGCACCCTGTTTCTCACAACCGGCCTGCTCCATGTGATGATTGATGAGCGGCTTGAGGATTTAAAAGGTGTACGTCAACTGTTAACCGGCGGAGATGTTTTCTCTGTCGCCCACGCTCAAAAGGTTGTGGAAACCCTCAAAGGATGCCGGATGATTAACGGCTACGGGCCAACCGAAAACTCAACCTATTCCTCTTGCTACACCGTCCCAGACGTTGATCAGATTGGAAATTCGGTTTCCATCGGGCGTCCGATTGCTAACAGTCCGACTTATATTTTGGATCGCCATTTAAACCCCGTTCCCATCGGTGTCTGGGGTGAACTGTATGTCGGAGGTCCCGGCTTAGCGCGAGGCTATTGGAACCGGCCAGAATTGACGGCTGAACGGTTTATTCCCAACCCCTTCTTTAAAAAAGAGGGAGACTATGTAGACCGGCTCTACAAAACTGGCGACCTCGTCCGATACTTACCGGATGGAAATATCGAGTTCCTGGGACGTATCGACAATCAAGTTAAAATTCGCGGTTTCCGCATTGAATTGGGCGAAATTGAAACCGCTCTCAACCAGCATCCATCTGTACGCGAAACCATTGTGCTTGCCCACAAAGATGCAGCCGGTGACAAACGCTTAGTTGCCTATATCGCTCTTGAAGAAGGCGATGGGCCATCTCTCAATCTCACTTCTAACTCTTTACCCAACTCCCAACTGGGCACTCAAGACTCAGCACTCATTACAGACTTGCGTGGCTTCTTAAAAGAACAGCTGCCGGCATACATGATGCCCTCTGCCTTCGTGCTACTGGAAGCGTTTCCCCTAACTCCCAACGGAAAAATTGATCGCAGAGCATTGCCGGCACCTGAGTTTGATCGCTCCCAAGAGCAAGAAGCTTTTGCCGCACCCCGCGACACCTTAGAACTCCAGCTAACGCAAATTTGGGAGACTGTGTTAGGCATCGATTCTATCAGTATTCAAGACAATTTCTTTGATCTCGGAGGGCATTCGTTACTCGCTGTGCGCTTGTTAGATCGTGTGGAAAAGGTATTTGGCAAAACGCTTCCCCTGCCTACTCTATTCAGCGCCCCAACTGTTGAACAATTGGCAAATATTATCCGCGCTTCTGGGGTTGATTCTTCCGAAGAAGCGCTCGTGCCGCTGCGTTTAGGTAAAGATAAGCCGCCTCTATTCTGTATTTACGGAATCTTGCTTTATCACGCCTTAGCACGCAATTTGGCGGACGATCAGCCGGTTTATGGAGTCTACCTGCAAGCCGAAGTAGATATCCTGAAAGCGGATAACCCTGAAAAACAGATATCCTCAATCAGTGTTACTTCCCTGGCGATTCAGTATCTCAAAGAAATCCGAAAACAGCAGCCGGTTGGCCCTTACTATCTAGCCGGTGAATCTTTCGGAGGCTTAGTCGCTTACGAGATCGCTCAGCAATTGCGTGCAGAAGGTGAACAAGTCGCTTTACTTGCCTTATTTGATTCTTTTGCGCCGGGAAGTCAGAAAAAACCGCCCTTGCCGGTGCGAGTGACGCTTCATGTGCAAAACTTTTTCCGCCAAGGCTTTGCCTATGCTTTGGACAAAGTAAAGCGTCGGCTGAAATTTACCAAAAAGCAATTACTCAGACTGACTAGCCGGAGGTACGGGAAATTAGAGTCTAGCAGCGAGGGTTCTTTACCCAACACCCGCACGGATGCCGTTATCCGCGATCTGCGTGAACTCGTTCTTGAGAAGGCATCTGAAAATTATGCCCCCCAGCCTTACCCAGGCAAAATCACGTTATTCCGGGCGATGGATCGAAATGAGTTTGAGGCAACTTACACTGATCCTCAATTAGGTTGGGGTGAGTTTGCTGCCGGCGAGTTAGAAATTCACGATATTCCGGGCGATCACATCGGCATCCTTCAAGAGCCGAATGTAAAGGTTCTGGCAGAAAAGTTGAGTGTTTACTTACAAAAGCCAAATCCAATGAATTGA